In the Sphingomonas sp. OV641 genome, AGCTCTACAAGATTGCCTCGCTGGCCGGCGCCATCGCCATGACCGGCATGTCGGTGGCGAGCGTCGCGGCGGCGCCCCCGCTGACGCTGCAGCCGATCAGCATCGGCGCGGAGACTGCGCGGTTCGACCGCGGCGTCGCCACCGTCAGCCTGACGACCCTGGCCGGGGCGGTCGAGGTGCGGCCGTTGCCCTTGCGCGACGATCGCACGCTCGCCTTTTCCGTCGCGGTGTACAATCGCAGCGGGCGGGCGGCGAACTTCGGCACGGAGAATGTGACCGCCAGCTTCGATCGCGTGCCGCTGCGCGTGCTCACCCATGACGACCTGGCCGATGCCGCCACGCACAAGGCACGCGACCGTCAGGTCGGCGCGCTGGCGCTGGCCGGCGTGCTGGCGGGCGTGGCTTCCACCGCCTCCACCACGCGTTACGGCTATCGCGTCGTGCATACCCCGCGCGCCACCTATGCGCGGGCGATCTCGTGGCAGGACAACAGCATCGGCGCGGCGGGGGCGGTCGCGGCAGTCGGCGCGGGGGCGATGGCAGCGCGCAGCATCGGCGAGCGGCTGGACTATACGCTCGACCGGATCGACGGCGAGACGCTGCAGACCACCACCGTCGATCCCGACGCCAGCCTCGGCGGGGTCGTCACGGTCGCGCTGTACGACGATCTGCGCAAGCGCCCGGGCGTCGTCCACATGACGGTGCGCTGGAACGGCGAACATTATCCCTTCGCCTTCCGCCTCGCGCCGCCCGGCGCCCCGGCGCAGGAGATGCCGGCGACCCAGCCCGGCGACGGCTTCTAGCCCACGCACTGCCCACCCCCGGTTTCTCGCGAGCCGCCGCTTCCTTGTCGAAGCGGCGGTTCGTTCGCGTCGGTCCAATTCAGGCCGTGACCTCGGCGCGCACGGGCTGCGCGGCGCTGCGGCAGCCTCGTCCCGCCGGGCCGGCCATGCCGGTCAGCAATTGCAGGGCAAGGCGGGCGTGCAGGCGGGCGAGGGCGGCGTGGCACGCCTCGGCGCGCGGCACCAGCGCGCCGATCGCCATGCGGGTTTCCTGCTCGGCGCGGCGAAGGTGATAGGACAAATCGTTGTGCGGCATGATCGGTGACGGAGCCTTGCTGACTGCCGGCAACGGCGCCGACCCGTCCGCTCTATCCACCCCGTCCCGCGCGGTGATGATGGCCGTGAAACAGTTCGTGTCGCGCATGTATCGCCCGTGCCGCGCAACGGATGGCTGACACAAAGTGACACGGAGTGTTGCGAAGCCCGCACACCCGCGCGGGGTGCGGCCTCTACATCGTCCCCCTCGCGGGCGCCTTGCGTGCGCCCCCTTCAGGGAGTCCGCCATGCCGTCCGATCCGCGCGCCGGCGCGCAGCAGCCCGCTTGTCGTGCTTGGCAAGGCGGCGCGGCCGCGATGCTGGCGCTCGCCCTTGCCGCCTGTGGCGAGCCGGAGCCGACTCCCGTCGAGGTCCGCCCGGTGGCGGCGATGACGGTGCAGACGGGGCAGCGCGAGGCCGAACTCACCTATCCCGGAGAGCTGCGGTCGGGCTATGAAAGCGCGCTGAGCTTTCAGGTGGCGGGGCGGATCGTCGAACGTGCGGTCAGCACGGGCGACACGGTGAAGCGCGGGCACTTGCTCTACCGCATCGACGCGCTCGACTATCAGCGCAATCTCGACAGCAGCACCGCGCAGCGCCAGGCGGCGGCAAGCGCGGCGCAGACTCAGAACGCCAATCTCGCGCGCAATCGCGCGCTGCTGGCCGAAGGGTTCATCTCGCAGGCGGAATTCGATCAGCAGCGCGCCTCGACCGACCAGGCGCGCTCGCAGGTGCAGGTCGCCGATGCGCAACGCGCAACCGCCGCCACGCAGCTCGGCCGCACCACGCTGACCGCGCCGCGTGGCGGCGTCATCACCCAGACGACCGGCGAGGTGGGGCAGGTGGTCAGCGCCGGGCAGAGCGTGCTGACGCTGGCCGATCCGTCCAGGCCCGAGGTGTCGATCGCGGTGGCGGAAGGCGACGTCGCCACGCTGTCGCGCACGCAGGAGATCTACGTAACGATGTGGTCGCGGCCCGACAAACGCTATGCGGCGCGGGTCCGCAGCGTGGCGGGCGCCGCCGATCCCGCGACGCGCACCTTTGCCGTGCGGCTGGCGGTCAGCGCGCCGCCCGGCGAGCTGCGCTTCGGCGAAACCGCGCAGGTGCATGTCACGCGCGACGTCCCCGCGACCGACGCGCTCACCGTGCCGCTGACGGCGGTGCGCGGCGAGGGCAAGGGAACCATGGTGTGGGTGATCGACCGCGCCAGCATGACCGCGCGCAAGCGCCCGGTGCGGATCGTCTCGGCGAGCGGCAACCAGCTGCTCGTGCGCGGCCTCAGGCCCGGCGAGACGATCGTGACGGCCGGCGTCCACCTGCTGCGCGAGGGCGAGAAGGTGCGGATTGCCGAGGTGCCCAAGGCATGAAATTGCCCAACCTGTCCGAATGGGCGCTGCG is a window encoding:
- a CDS encoding efflux RND transporter periplasmic adaptor subunit, with product MPSDPRAGAQQPACRAWQGGAAAMLALALAACGEPEPTPVEVRPVAAMTVQTGQREAELTYPGELRSGYESALSFQVAGRIVERAVSTGDTVKRGHLLYRIDALDYQRNLDSSTAQRQAAASAAQTQNANLARNRALLAEGFISQAEFDQQRASTDQARSQVQVADAQRATAATQLGRTTLTAPRGGVITQTTGEVGQVVSAGQSVLTLADPSRPEVSIAVAEGDVATLSRTQEIYVTMWSRPDKRYAARVRSVAGAADPATRTFAVRLAVSAPPGELRFGETAQVHVTRDVPATDALTVPLTAVRGEGKGTMVWVIDRASMTARKRPVRIVSASGNQLLVRGLRPGETIVTAGVHLLREGEKVRIAEVPKA